The Brasilonema sennae CENA114 genome includes a region encoding these proteins:
- a CDS encoding roadblock/LC7 domain-containing protein: MNIDEIKAILKKFASNTMGFQGTALVNSEGKPITTIGMDDDSALIMAGTMIYLAHRTRKEVQWEGIEQISVKGTDGYMILTTCSPDILLLVIASKIPEGMLLVDINRTVDKLNAVLKDEESQSTDSNQTKLQESVSKIAKRYGRFSNPLMYRGSKIPE; encoded by the coding sequence ATGAATATAGATGAGATTAAGGCAATTTTAAAAAAATTTGCTAGTAACACGATGGGCTTTCAGGGTACAGCACTTGTGAATTCTGAGGGTAAGCCGATCACAACAATTGGGATGGATGATGATTCCGCATTGATTATGGCGGGAACGATGATTTATTTGGCTCACCGCACCCGTAAGGAAGTCCAATGGGAGGGGATTGAGCAGATTTCGGTTAAAGGTACAGACGGTTATATGATTTTAACCACCTGTAGCCCTGATATTTTATTACTAGTCATAGCCAGTAAGATTCCAGAAGGGATGCTACTTGTAGATATCAATCGCACTGTGGATAAGTTGAACGCTGTACTTAAAGATGAGGAGTCCCAGAGCACAGACTCCAATCAGACAAAATTGCAAGAATCTGTATCAAAAATTGCAAAAAGATATGGTAGATTTTCCAATCCTCTGATGTATAGAGGAAGTAAGATACCTGAGTAA
- a CDS encoding 2Fe-2S iron-sulfur cluster-binding protein, whose amino-acid sequence MTVRVRFLPDDVTIDAEVGEPLLDVADRAGVFIPTGCLMGSCHACSVEVEDGHTIRACITAVPPRREELTINLFSDPTW is encoded by the coding sequence ATGACTGTTCGCGTCCGCTTCCTACCAGATGATGTTACAATTGATGCTGAAGTGGGAGAACCTCTGCTCGATGTAGCAGACCGAGCAGGCGTGTTTATTCCCACTGGGTGTCTGATGGGGTCATGTCACGCTTGCAGTGTGGAAGTTGAGGATGGACATACCATTCGTGCTTGCATTACAGCAGTACCGCCAAGACGCGAAGAGTTGACGATAAATTTGTTTAGTGATCCAACTTGGTAA
- the cobQ gene encoding cobyric acid synthase CobQ codes for MKAIMIVGTTSHAGKSLLTAAICRILSRRGWRVAPFKGQNMALNAYVTANGGEIGYAQAVQAWAAGVVPWIEMNPILLKPQGDMTSQVIIKGKPMARVSAVEYYEQYFELGWRAIEESLQHLSTEFDLLVCEGAGSPAEINIKHRDLTNMRVAKYLNASTLLVVDIDRGGAFAHVVGTLELLEPEERALIRGIVINKFRGQRSLLEPGIKWLEERTGIPVIGVIPYLEELYPAEDSLDLLEQRVQKFQAELNISVIRLPRISNFTDFDPLESEPSVGVKYISPKQELGHPDALIIPGTKTTIPDLISLQKSGMAEAIQHYAAAGGTVLGICGGYQILGQMIADPEGLEGQAGRYQGLGLLPIKTVITGQKVARQRQVNSHFPQMGLPVIGFEIHQGRSRIEIPPTETENYHTLFDDANLGLVDNCLSVWGTYLHGIFDNGPWRRAWLNRLRQQRGLKSLPTGVANYREQREHILDSIAAEVERHLDLTPYLP; via the coding sequence ATGAAAGCAATTATGATAGTGGGAACAACATCCCACGCCGGGAAATCACTGTTAACGGCAGCTATTTGTCGTATACTATCGCGCCGTGGCTGGCGAGTGGCTCCCTTCAAAGGTCAAAATATGGCTTTAAATGCTTATGTGACCGCTAATGGTGGAGAAATTGGCTACGCCCAGGCGGTACAAGCTTGGGCTGCGGGAGTTGTCCCTTGGATAGAAATGAATCCTATTTTACTCAAACCACAAGGAGATATGACTTCTCAAGTCATTATCAAGGGAAAACCTATGGCTAGAGTTAGCGCTGTAGAGTACTACGAACAATATTTTGAACTAGGGTGGCGGGCAATTGAAGAATCTCTACAGCATCTGAGTACAGAATTTGATTTGTTGGTTTGTGAAGGTGCTGGTAGTCCTGCGGAGATTAACATCAAGCACCGAGACTTAACCAATATGCGGGTAGCAAAATACCTGAATGCATCAACTCTACTAGTTGTTGATATTGACAGAGGAGGTGCTTTCGCCCATGTTGTGGGAACCTTGGAGTTACTCGAACCAGAAGAACGCGCTTTAATTCGCGGTATTGTGATTAATAAATTCCGTGGACAGCGATCGCTCCTAGAACCAGGAATAAAATGGTTGGAAGAACGCACTGGTATTCCTGTTATCGGTGTTATCCCTTACTTAGAAGAGTTATATCCTGCGGAAGATTCCCTCGATCTTTTGGAACAAAGAGTACAAAAATTTCAAGCTGAACTCAATATTAGTGTCATCCGCTTACCGAGAATTTCTAACTTTACTGACTTTGATCCACTAGAATCAGAACCTAGTGTTGGGGTAAAATATATTAGTCCCAAGCAAGAATTGGGACATCCTGATGCACTGATTATTCCTGGCACAAAAACAACAATTCCTGACTTGATATCGCTGCAAAAAAGCGGTATGGCAGAAGCAATTCAACATTATGCCGCAGCAGGTGGCACAGTTTTAGGCATCTGTGGCGGCTACCAAATATTAGGTCAAATGATAGCCGATCCAGAGGGACTTGAAGGACAAGCAGGTAGATATCAAGGACTAGGGTTATTACCGATAAAAACTGTGATCACAGGACAGAAAGTCGCTCGTCAACGCCAAGTTAACTCGCATTTTCCACAAATGGGCTTACCCGTAATCGGGTTTGAAATTCATCAAGGGCGATCACGTATAGAAATTCCTCCCACAGAAACCGAAAATTACCATACTTTATTCGATGATGCTAATTTAGGTTTGGTGGATAATTGCTTATCGGTCTGGGGTACTTATCTCCACGGTATCTTCGACAATGGTCCTTGGAGACGTGCTTGGTTAAATCGTCTACGTCAACAGCGGGGTTTAAAATCTTTGCCAACAGGAGTTGCCAATTACCGGGAACAAAGAGAGCATATTTTAGACTCTATCGCTGCTGAAGTTGAACGCCATTTGGACTTAACACCGTATTTACCTTGA
- a CDS encoding Npun_F0494 family protein, with protein MPRIDSQNQKTFTYSRSTLERAERALVCSPFNPCLFETMRSRRVALSEITASTGVQNGYTKHSLSELVADNALVWLIQVGVLRREVDGQGITDSFRLTPVGRQIVEQFQTKSWRTSTWSDNLYNAVLRWFRLPF; from the coding sequence ATGCCTCGTATTGATTCTCAAAACCAGAAAACCTTTACCTATTCTCGCAGTACCCTAGAACGAGCCGAACGGGCCTTAGTGTGTTCTCCCTTCAATCCTTGCTTGTTTGAAACAATGCGCTCCCGTCGAGTAGCATTAAGTGAAATAACTGCTAGTACTGGTGTGCAAAATGGCTACACTAAACATTCTCTTTCCGAGTTAGTAGCAGATAATGCACTTGTGTGGCTGATTCAAGTGGGTGTTCTGCGGCGCGAAGTAGATGGTCAAGGAATTACAGATAGTTTCCGCCTCACTCCTGTTGGTCGTCAGATAGTAGAACAATTTCAAACAAAATCTTGGCGGACTTCTACATGGAGTGACAACCTATACAATGCCGTTCTTCGTTGGTTTAGGTTACCCTTTTAG
- a CDS encoding DUF6464 family protein, which translates to MEPDSLPTEVILTHSRQSLGSMKLDWAPQPGNYVDFEGKTYAVLERRHRYQLRAGRYRLQKIALYVQSAIRPSEKSLVAGRWVIGDATCRYNACSEIMRCAVNPDGPCETCRYYESA; encoded by the coding sequence ATGGAACCAGATTCTCTACCAACTGAGGTGATTCTGACGCATTCACGTCAGTCCCTTGGAAGTATGAAACTTGATTGGGCACCACAACCTGGGAACTATGTTGACTTTGAAGGCAAAACATACGCAGTTTTAGAGCGCCGCCACCGTTATCAACTCAGGGCAGGGCGCTATCGTTTGCAAAAAATTGCTTTATACGTACAGTCCGCTATACGACCAAGTGAAAAAAGTCTTGTAGCAGGACGCTGGGTGATCGGCGATGCCACCTGCCGCTACAATGCTTGTTCAGAAATCATGCGCTGTGCGGTTAACCCAGATGGACCATGTGAAACATGCCGCTACTACGAGAGTGCGTAA
- the fmt gene encoding methionyl-tRNA formyltransferase, translated as MKIVFFGTPSFAVPTLEKLLNHPEFDVLAVVTQPDKRRGRGNQLIPSPVKAVATSANVPVWQPPRVKKDIETLTKLKNSDADVFVVVAYGQILSQEILDMPKLGCVNVHGSILPKYRGAAPIQWCLYNGETQTGITTMLMDAGMDTGAMLLKATTPIELLNNAHDLAEKLAVMGADLLVETLCKLELQEIQPIAQDNSQATYAPLIKKEDYQLDWSKSAIQLHNQTRGFYPDCTTIFRNQPLKITATAPLDDADGYELPAELQDLNHQLPNLSTASGSPGEVVSIIKGMGAIVQTGEGLLLLREIQSAGKRPQSGWDFVNGSRLAVTEVFGNAES; from the coding sequence ATGAAAATCGTATTCTTTGGCACTCCTAGTTTTGCTGTACCAACTCTGGAAAAACTACTGAATCATCCAGAATTTGATGTCTTGGCAGTTGTAACACAGCCTGATAAACGTCGGGGACGTGGAAATCAACTGATACCCTCACCAGTAAAAGCTGTCGCCACCTCTGCTAATGTCCCTGTATGGCAACCTCCGCGGGTGAAAAAAGACATTGAAACTTTAACGAAACTCAAAAACTCAGACGCTGATGTGTTTGTCGTCGTTGCTTATGGGCAAATTCTCTCTCAAGAAATTTTAGATATGCCTAAATTGGGTTGTGTTAATGTGCATGGCTCAATTTTACCCAAGTATCGAGGTGCTGCTCCGATTCAGTGGTGTTTGTATAACGGCGAGACTCAAACCGGTATCACCACAATGTTAATGGATGCAGGAATGGATACTGGTGCAATGCTTCTCAAAGCGACAACACCGATAGAACTGCTAAATAATGCTCATGATTTGGCAGAAAAACTTGCAGTTATGGGTGCAGATTTGTTGGTAGAGACTTTGTGCAAGCTGGAACTTCAGGAAATTCAGCCAATTGCTCAAGATAATTCTCAAGCGACTTATGCGCCTTTGATTAAAAAAGAGGATTATCAATTAGATTGGTCAAAGAGTGCTATACAATTACACAATCAAACCAGAGGGTTTTATCCAGACTGTACCACTATCTTCCGCAACCAACCATTGAAAATTACTGCCACTGCTCCCCTTGATGATGCTGATGGTTATGAACTACCAGCAGAACTCCAAGACTTAAACCATCAATTACCTAATTTGTCAACTGCTTCGGGTAGTCCAGGGGAAGTTGTAAGCATCATCAAGGGGATGGGAGCAATTGTCCAAACTGGAGAAGGCTTATTGCTCTTGCGAGAAATTCAAAGTGCTGGCAAACGTCCTCAGTCAGGATGGGATTTTGTTAATGGTTCGCGTTTAGCAGTCACAGAGGTATTTGGGAATGCTGAGTCATGA
- a CDS encoding sugar transferase: MASRSESKVNLKPDIRSPKGTRIQRGLAIRLLRVLILIFLDVISLIIAWKFSVSFGTKLVFHWTHNISQLPLVLTIEIGIIAAQGLYKGGIDRRNYYNLIKAVSLSQMFLLLIDLFYESGSYFSRTFFIILWFLSVAFICIGRYLFDITTTLLRKKKAICYPVFLISDKQEQESHIKLIQQEQCYIVQGTSNSKCLDRLNREQTFEYLRNQGIVEVFVSWNAIKNRLFICWHFYTAGITLRILPTQTTAFHPKSVLWVIGGVPCMSIPAPIIAGSDFWVKRSFDLCCSIILLLILSPVFALIALLIKLDSPGPILFRQDRIGLHCKKFQICKFRTMVTDAEKMQKALETNNEIKDGVLFKMKDDPRITKVGKFLRRYSLDELPQLLNVLLGQMSLVGPRPLPLRDVDKFQTGHFIRQEVLPGITGWWQVSGRSNIDNFEDAVKLDLSYIENWSIWLDVKILFKTVLVVLNKTGAY, translated from the coding sequence GTGGCTTCCAGAAGTGAATCAAAAGTAAATTTAAAACCCGATATACGTTCACCCAAAGGTACAAGGATACAGAGAGGATTAGCTATCCGACTTTTGCGGGTCTTAATACTTATCTTTTTGGATGTTATTTCCCTAATCATTGCATGGAAGTTTTCCGTATCTTTTGGGACTAAATTAGTATTTCATTGGACACACAATATATCTCAACTACCGCTAGTTTTAACTATTGAAATAGGAATTATTGCAGCTCAAGGACTTTATAAAGGAGGCATTGATCGTCGTAACTATTATAATCTGATTAAAGCAGTATCTTTGTCACAAATGTTCCTCTTGCTGATTGATCTTTTCTACGAATCCGGGAGTTATTTTTCTCGAACCTTTTTTATAATCTTGTGGTTTTTATCTGTTGCCTTCATTTGTATCGGGCGTTATCTCTTTGATATTACCACTACACTTCTTCGCAAGAAAAAAGCTATTTGTTATCCCGTTTTTCTGATTTCAGATAAACAAGAACAAGAGAGTCATATTAAGTTAATACAACAAGAACAGTGCTATATTGTACAGGGTACTTCTAACTCTAAGTGTCTCGACAGACTTAACAGAGAACAAACCTTTGAATATCTTCGCAATCAAGGAATAGTAGAGGTTTTTGTTTCTTGGAATGCCATTAAAAATCGTTTGTTTATTTGCTGGCATTTTTACACAGCTGGTATTACCCTGAGAATACTCCCTACACAAACCACTGCTTTCCATCCTAAATCCGTATTATGGGTCATAGGTGGAGTCCCTTGTATGAGTATTCCAGCACCCATTATTGCAGGCAGTGATTTTTGGGTGAAGCGGTCTTTTGACCTTTGTTGTTCCATTATTTTGTTACTAATACTCTCACCTGTTTTTGCGTTAATTGCTCTGCTGATTAAGCTCGATTCTCCAGGACCAATCTTGTTCAGGCAGGATCGAATTGGTCTACATTGTAAGAAGTTTCAAATTTGTAAGTTCCGCACAATGGTAACCGATGCGGAAAAGATGCAAAAAGCCTTAGAAACAAACAATGAAATCAAAGATGGTGTCCTGTTTAAGATGAAGGATGATCCTCGGATCACAAAAGTTGGTAAATTTCTGCGCCGTTATAGTCTAGATGAATTGCCCCAACTTTTAAATGTTTTACTTGGACAAATGAGTTTGGTCGGTCCGCGTCCTCTTCCTCTAAGAGATGTAGATAAATTCCAAACAGGACATTTTATCCGTCAAGAAGTGTTGCCCGGTATTACTGGATGGTGGCAGGTTTCTGGACGTTCCAATATTGATAACTTTGAAGACGCGGTGAAATTAGATCTCTCTTACATTGAAAATTGGTCAATCTGGCTAGATGTGAAAATTTTGTTCAAAACTGTTCTAGTTGTTCTGAACAAGACAGGTGCCTATTAA
- a CDS encoding endo-1,4-beta-xylanase, with translation MRFLIKRRELLLGLGTLTSTVPFACANRFKNYNQVKAPYSPKRRFSVVGNTSLRKRAALKGLIYGAFPSFGYENLSKNKQLQSAFIRECGLLVGGFYWGVTRPSINHFNFHDTDSFAQFASEHGMLFRGHPLVWHQVIPDWLTSKFQDQKTTSKEIENILTNHVSTIVKRYAGRIHSWDVVNEAIEPKHGRPDNLQNTPWLKFLGPDYIDIAFRTARDADPKALLVYNDALLDHDIPEHEARRIATLKLLETLKSKGTPVQALGIQAHLFADKPFNPKKLRAFLRDVASLGLKILITELDVADNDLPKDIDVRDRMVASVYEDYLSVVLNEPAVIAVISWGFTDSDTWLSRFPRSDRAPLRPLPFDFNLKPKLAWNAMARAFDKAPKR, from the coding sequence ATGCGATTTTTGATCAAACGGCGTGAACTTCTACTAGGATTAGGAACTTTAACAAGCACGGTTCCTTTTGCTTGTGCCAATAGATTCAAGAACTACAATCAAGTTAAAGCTCCATATAGCCCAAAGAGACGTTTTTCTGTGGTCGGTAATACTTCTTTACGCAAACGGGCTGCTCTTAAAGGATTAATCTATGGAGCATTTCCGTCTTTTGGTTACGAAAATTTATCCAAAAATAAGCAGTTACAGTCTGCTTTCATTCGGGAGTGCGGTCTTCTAGTAGGGGGGTTTTATTGGGGTGTAACTCGACCTAGTATCAATCATTTTAACTTTCATGATACTGATTCTTTTGCCCAATTTGCGTCTGAACATGGGATGCTTTTCCGGGGACATCCTTTAGTTTGGCATCAAGTCATTCCTGATTGGTTAACTAGTAAATTTCAAGACCAAAAAACGACTTCTAAAGAAATTGAGAACATTCTAACAAACCATGTTTCAACAATTGTTAAACGGTATGCTGGACGAATTCACTCATGGGATGTGGTAAACGAGGCAATTGAGCCGAAACACGGACGACCTGATAATTTACAAAACACACCTTGGCTAAAGTTTTTGGGTCCAGATTATATCGACATTGCCTTTCGCACTGCTAGAGATGCTGATCCCAAGGCGCTGTTGGTATATAACGATGCTTTATTGGATCATGATATACCCGAGCATGAAGCAAGAAGAATCGCTACACTGAAATTGCTAGAAACTTTGAAGTCTAAAGGTACACCTGTTCAAGCCTTAGGCATACAAGCTCACTTGTTTGCAGATAAACCATTCAATCCAAAAAAACTGAGAGCTTTTCTACGTGATGTTGCCAGTCTTGGTCTAAAAATTCTGATTACTGAGCTAGATGTAGCAGATAATGACTTGCCTAAAGATATAGATGTCCGCGATCGCATGGTTGCAAGTGTCTACGAAGACTATCTTTCTGTTGTTCTAAATGAACCAGCTGTCATTGCTGTCATAAGTTGGGGATTTACTGATAGCGACACCTGGCTTTCGAGGTTTCCTCGCTCAGACAGAGCGCCATTACGACCTTTACCTTTCGATTTTAATCTCAAACCTAAATTGGCATGGAATGCTATGGCAAGAGCGTTTGACAAAGCTCCAAAGCGTTAA